In Cedecea neteri, a single genomic region encodes these proteins:
- the yjiA gene encoding GTPase encodes MTPIAVTVLTGFLGAGKTTLLRHILHTQQDEKIAVIENEFGETPIDSQLIGDRATRITTLSNGCICCTRSSELEDALLDLLESRDKGEIHFDRLIVECTGMADPGPILQAFFAHEIICERYLLDGVITLVDAVHADSQLDQFPLAQSQIGYADRILLTKTDVAGESAALLERLQRINARAPVYPILHGNIDLALLFNTRGFMLEENVVATKPRFHRIAPQQNEVSSIVVTLDYPVALSAVSSVMENLLSGFANNLLRYKGMLWIEDQPCRLLFQGVQRLYSADWDREWQPDETPESTMVFIGVSLPEAEIRDAFAGLKQTA; translated from the coding sequence ATGACACCGATTGCAGTAACCGTATTAACCGGCTTTTTGGGCGCAGGGAAAACCACCCTGTTACGCCATATCCTGCATACCCAGCAGGACGAGAAAATCGCCGTGATTGAAAATGAATTTGGCGAAACGCCTATCGACAGCCAGCTGATTGGTGACCGCGCCACCCGCATCACAACCCTGAGCAACGGCTGCATCTGCTGCACGCGCTCAAGCGAGCTGGAAGATGCGCTTCTGGATCTGCTTGAGAGCCGGGACAAAGGTGAAATTCACTTCGACAGGCTCATCGTCGAATGCACGGGCATGGCCGACCCGGGCCCTATCCTGCAGGCCTTTTTCGCCCATGAGATCATTTGCGAGCGCTACCTGCTGGACGGCGTAATCACCCTGGTTGACGCGGTACATGCTGACTCCCAGCTGGATCAATTCCCACTCGCCCAGTCACAAATCGGTTATGCCGATCGTATTTTACTGACCAAAACCGATGTGGCCGGTGAATCTGCTGCATTGCTTGAACGCCTGCAGCGCATCAACGCGCGCGCGCCGGTTTACCCTATCCTGCATGGCAATATCGATCTTGCGCTGCTGTTTAACACCCGCGGCTTTATGCTGGAAGAAAACGTCGTGGCGACAAAACCTCGCTTCCACCGCATTGCCCCGCAGCAAAATGAAGTCTCATCCATTGTGGTGACGCTGGACTACCCCGTGGCGCTGTCCGCCGTGTCTTCCGTGATGGAGAACCTGCTTTCCGGCTTCGCCAACAACCTGCTCCGCTACAAAGGGATGCTGTGGATTGAAGACCAGCCCTGCCGCCTGCTGTTCCAGGGCGTGCAGCGCCTATACAGCGCCGACTGGGATCGCGAATGGCAGCCTGATGAAACGCCGGAGAGCACGATGGTGTTTATCGGCGTCTCGCTCCCTGAGGCCGAGATCCGCGACGCCTTTGCAGGATTAAAACAAACCGCATAA
- a CDS encoding YbdD/YjiX family protein, with protein MFDNLGVAKKYLGQAARMLVGIPDYDTYVLHMQTNHPDQPPMTYKEFFRERQQARYGGDGKGGMRCC; from the coding sequence ATGTTTGATAACTTAGGCGTTGCAAAAAAATACCTCGGCCAGGCGGCGAGAATGCTCGTTGGCATCCCGGACTACGACACCTACGTGCTGCACATGCAGACAAACCACCCGGACCAGCCGCCCATGACCTACAAAGAATTCTTCCGGGAACGTCAGCAGGCGCGCTACGGCGGAGACGGTAAAGGCGGCATGCGCTGCTGTTAA
- a CDS encoding carbon starvation CstA family protein, whose amino-acid sequence MNKNKFLKHIPWVILGIIGACCLAVVALRRGEHISALWIVVASVSVYLVAYRYYSLYIAQKVMKLDPTRATPAVINNDGLNYVPTNRNVLFGHHFAAIAGAGPLVGPVLAAQMGYLPGVLWLLAGVVLAGAVQDFMVLFISSRRNGASLGEMIKEEMGPVPGTIALFGCFLIMIIILAVLALIVVKALAESPWGVFTVCSTVPIALFMGIYMRFIRPGRVGEVSVIGIVLLVASIYFGGVIAHDPYWGPALTFKDTTITFTLIGYAFVSALLPVWLILAPRDYLATFLKIGVIVGLAIGIVILNPELKMPAITQYVDGTGPLWKGALFPFLFITIACGAVSGFHALIASGTTPKLLACETDARFIGYGAMLMESFVAVMALVAASIIEPGLYFAMNTPPAGLGFTMPNLHELGGENAPMIMAQLKEVTAHAAATVSSWGFVISPEQILQTAKDIGEPSVLNRAGGAPTLAVGIAHVFHKIVPVADMGFWYHFGILFEALFILTALDAGTRSGRFMLQDLLGNFIPFLKKTDSLVAGIIGTAGCVGLWGYLLYQGVVDPLGGVKSLWPLFGISNQMLAAVALVLATVVLVKMKRTQYIWVTVVPAVWLLICTTWALGLKLFSSNPQMEGFFFMANQYKARIAAGGADLTAQDIANMNHIVVNNYTNAGLSILFLVVVYSIIFYGIKAWKEARKSDQPTDKETSYQPVPKEGIKISSGH is encoded by the coding sequence ATGAATAAAAATAAATTTCTCAAACATATACCCTGGGTGATTCTGGGTATCATCGGGGCCTGCTGTCTGGCCGTCGTCGCCCTGCGACGGGGGGAACACATCAGCGCTCTGTGGATCGTCGTCGCCTCGGTGTCGGTCTATCTGGTGGCTTACCGCTATTACAGCCTATACATCGCCCAGAAGGTGATGAAGCTGGATCCTACGCGGGCCACACCTGCCGTCATCAATAACGACGGCCTGAACTACGTCCCAACCAACCGTAACGTTCTGTTTGGCCACCACTTCGCGGCAATCGCCGGGGCCGGGCCTCTCGTCGGTCCGGTGCTGGCGGCGCAAATGGGCTATTTGCCTGGCGTACTCTGGCTGCTGGCGGGTGTTGTACTGGCCGGGGCGGTGCAGGACTTTATGGTGCTGTTTATCTCCTCGCGCCGGAACGGGGCTTCCCTTGGCGAGATGATCAAAGAAGAGATGGGCCCGGTGCCGGGCACCATTGCCCTGTTCGGCTGCTTCCTGATCATGATTATTATCCTGGCCGTGCTGGCCCTGATTGTGGTGAAAGCGCTGGCGGAAAGCCCGTGGGGCGTCTTTACCGTTTGCTCGACGGTGCCGATTGCCCTGTTTATGGGCATTTATATGCGCTTTATTCGGCCAGGCCGGGTCGGTGAAGTGTCCGTGATCGGGATTGTGCTGCTGGTCGCTTCGATTTACTTCGGCGGGGTTATTGCCCACGACCCTTACTGGGGCCCGGCGCTGACCTTTAAAGACACCACTATTACCTTTACGCTTATCGGCTATGCCTTTGTTTCTGCCCTGCTGCCGGTCTGGCTGATCCTTGCCCCACGCGACTACCTGGCGACCTTCCTGAAAATCGGCGTTATCGTCGGCCTGGCGATTGGTATCGTTATCCTCAACCCAGAGCTGAAAATGCCGGCGATTACGCAGTACGTGGATGGTACCGGTCCGCTGTGGAAAGGCGCCCTGTTCCCGTTCCTGTTTATCACCATTGCCTGTGGGGCAGTGTCCGGTTTTCACGCACTTATCGCGTCCGGTACCACGCCAAAACTGCTGGCTTGTGAAACCGATGCTCGCTTTATCGGCTACGGCGCAATGCTGATGGAGTCATTTGTGGCCGTTATGGCCCTGGTGGCGGCGTCCATCATTGAACCGGGTCTGTACTTTGCGATGAACACGCCACCGGCGGGTCTGGGCTTTACCATGCCAAACCTGCACGAGCTGGGCGGTGAAAACGCCCCGATGATTATGGCGCAGCTGAAAGAAGTGACCGCCCACGCGGCCGCCACCGTCAGTTCCTGGGGCTTTGTGATTTCTCCTGAGCAGATCCTGCAAACGGCGAAAGATATCGGTGAGCCTTCCGTACTCAACCGCGCAGGCGGTGCTCCTACGCTTGCCGTGGGTATTGCGCACGTGTTCCACAAAATTGTGCCGGTCGCCGACATGGGCTTCTGGTATCACTTCGGGATCCTGTTTGAGGCACTGTTTATTCTTACCGCGCTGGATGCCGGGACCCGTTCTGGCCGCTTTATGCTGCAGGATCTGCTGGGTAACTTTATCCCGTTCCTGAAGAAAACCGACTCGCTGGTGGCCGGTATCATCGGTACCGCAGGCTGCGTTGGGCTTTGGGGCTACCTGCTGTATCAGGGCGTGGTCGATCCGCTGGGCGGCGTGAAAAGCCTGTGGCCGCTGTTCGGTATCTCCAACCAGATGCTGGCGGCAGTAGCATTAGTGCTGGCCACCGTGGTGCTGGTGAAGATGAAACGTACCCAGTACATTTGGGTCACCGTGGTACCTGCGGTCTGGCTGCTGATCTGCACCACCTGGGCGCTGGGCCTGAAACTGTTCAGCAGCAACCCGCAGATGGAAGGCTTCTTCTTCATGGCCAACCAGTATAAGGCGCGTATCGCCGCCGGTGGGGCGGATCTGACGGCACAAGACATCGCCAACATGAACCACATCGTCGTCAATAACTACACCAACGCAGGCCTGAGTATTCTGTTCCTGGTGGTGGTTTACAGCATCATTTTCTATGGCATTAAGGCCTGGAAAGAGGCGCGTAAATCCGACCAGCCGACGGACAAAGAAACGTCTTACCAGCCGGTGCCGAAGGAAGGCATTAAGATTTCTTCCGGCCACTGA
- the cueP gene encoding copper-binding periplasmic metallochaperone CueP, translating to MKTRIMTALLALTFSGAALAATPEANAFLAKHGLAGKTVEQMVEAIDQSPQARPLGYSAGITSRALVLSDGQQKFSYPLGDKFYLSFAPYLQQTHPCFNHSLSGCQGELANTAFDVKITDKAGKVLLNKTLTSQQNGFIGVWLPRNTEGTVSVSYQGRSAHSAFATFDDSQTCMTTLPLQQS from the coding sequence ATGAAAACACGTATCATGACGGCGTTACTGGCGCTAACGTTCAGCGGCGCAGCACTGGCAGCAACGCCTGAAGCCAATGCTTTTCTGGCCAAACATGGGCTGGCGGGAAAAACCGTTGAGCAGATGGTGGAGGCAATCGACCAGTCTCCGCAGGCTCGCCCACTGGGCTACAGCGCCGGGATCACCAGCCGTGCGCTGGTACTTTCGGACGGGCAGCAGAAGTTTAGCTATCCGCTGGGGGATAAGTTCTATCTGTCGTTTGCGCCATATCTGCAGCAAACGCATCCCTGCTTCAATCACAGTCTTTCCGGCTGCCAGGGCGAGCTGGCCAATACGGCTTTCGACGTCAAAATTACTGACAAAGCTGGCAAAGTCCTCCTGAACAAAACGCTGACCAGCCAACAGAACGGCTTCATCGGCGTGTGGCTGCCGCGCAATACCGAAGGGACGGTAAGCGTCAGCTATCAGGGCCGCTCCGCGCACTCTGCTTTCGCCACCTTTGATGACAGCCAAACCTGCATGACCACGCTGCCGCTGCAGCAATCCTGA
- a CDS encoding helix-turn-helix transcriptional regulator has protein sequence MITQDRYLYQGIKNYFPDVILLHSVGRRSFSYGYKEYAILVDSRLPLAQWENIITSAEKAEAPVRCIVLDMRHTELFPLRQKWSFDMSMPHREVEALFWVLQKVKLDRQAGEWFYAMRLTQEERLMMAWLRRGLPMEIVAEKINISLKSLYRRRNELYERLGLANFNEACLLIYTDEENNYP, from the coding sequence TTGATCACACAAGATCGCTATCTTTATCAGGGAATAAAAAACTATTTTCCCGACGTCATTCTTCTGCACTCAGTGGGCAGGAGGAGTTTCAGCTACGGCTACAAAGAGTACGCTATCCTGGTGGATAGCCGGTTACCGCTGGCGCAGTGGGAAAATATTATCACCAGCGCAGAGAAGGCTGAGGCACCGGTGCGCTGCATCGTGCTGGATATGCGCCATACGGAACTTTTTCCGCTCAGGCAAAAGTGGAGCTTTGATATGTCGATGCCGCATCGGGAGGTTGAAGCGCTGTTCTGGGTGCTGCAAAAAGTGAAACTCGACCGTCAGGCCGGGGAATGGTTTTATGCCATGCGACTGACTCAGGAGGAGCGGCTGATGATGGCATGGCTCAGGAGGGGCCTGCCCATGGAAATCGTGGCGGAAAAAATCAACATATCACTAAAAAGTCTCTATCGCAGGCGGAATGAGCTTTACGAAAGATTGGGCCTGGCTAACTTTAACGAGGCCTGCCTGCTTATTTATACCGACGAAGAAAACAACTACCCGTAA
- the pgaA gene encoding poly-beta-1,6 N-acetyl-D-glucosamine export porin PgaA, whose amino-acid sequence MEQRLSITKLFFYRGVKLSLFLIMPGLLPAQGMGAISRYDSQVLQARNGDYQPLLDALKHEAQQKALNPEQVADWLQVTSWAGRDDEVVSVWQRYQERTAIPARGVAAAAQSLRNLHRWTESLSLWEEALRLSPGNDDYRMGQIKTLADGQKRWQAREEALRLVKEKPDLAHLQTLSYVYLRQGKTWDQLLSDTRALALAPEDKIALQNLIASLTVNRVNTTALALANEAELPANERRSLELNALAEMVRMAEISPGEEKARFTVAQRALDRYDALFAQWRRDPQAQQDVTRARIDRLGALYAHNYYPKVIQEYEALASEYVHVPPWALRWVIASYLAEKQVENAQALTPQLFSGATNKNEQAMFYALLDSGQYGSAGRYLQNLAQVTPYRRYVPGFPNPVPNDRWLEAKTLSLQYLVSTNALPEAQALSQRLASTAPGNQGLRIDYARVLQARGLPQAAERELKKAEVLEPSNLELERQQAYVAQDLHEWRQMDLLTDDVMLRAPLDIGSQRLKRTREIHQMSELRINGQQGIHSDTPVSGAHDFSWDMAIYGPPVADNWRLFGGNRFNSGRFEEGKGFSRSVFGGVEWRPRNSWVELELANNNFNGGNKPGGRVSAWHSFSDSWRVGGEVERLARATPLRALRNGVSSNQANLWVRWHQNERREYQLATTTSWFSDHNHRREYTFQGKERLWQTPRITLDLQPGVTYSTNSQTDTVYYSPKWDLSAAPTLAVNHVMYQRYDTVWSQQISAGAGIYRQKNYGAGAMTTLGYGQRIQWNNVLDTGAMLNWEKRPWDGKRETHFAVAFDANLRF is encoded by the coding sequence ATGGAACAGAGGCTGAGTATCACTAAGTTATTCTTTTATCGTGGCGTGAAGCTTTCGTTATTTTTAATCATGCCGGGATTGCTCCCAGCGCAAGGGATGGGGGCAATATCGCGCTATGACAGCCAGGTATTACAGGCGCGAAACGGAGATTATCAACCCCTGCTTGATGCCTTAAAACATGAGGCACAGCAAAAAGCACTTAACCCGGAACAGGTTGCAGACTGGCTGCAGGTCACCTCCTGGGCAGGGCGTGATGATGAGGTAGTCAGCGTGTGGCAGCGTTATCAGGAGCGCACTGCTATCCCGGCTCGTGGCGTCGCCGCCGCTGCACAATCCCTGCGTAATCTTCATCGCTGGACGGAGTCACTTTCTCTCTGGGAAGAAGCGCTTAGGCTTTCACCCGGCAATGATGATTATCGCATGGGGCAAATTAAAACCCTGGCCGACGGCCAAAAGCGCTGGCAGGCGAGGGAAGAGGCGCTGCGTCTGGTCAAGGAAAAGCCTGACCTCGCACATTTACAGACGCTCTCTTATGTCTATCTGCGGCAGGGAAAAACCTGGGATCAGCTGCTAAGCGACACGCGAGCCCTTGCACTTGCCCCGGAAGATAAAATCGCTCTGCAAAACCTGATAGCCAGCCTGACCGTGAACCGGGTGAATACCACGGCGCTGGCGTTAGCCAACGAAGCGGAACTTCCGGCAAATGAGCGCAGAAGTCTGGAACTTAACGCGTTGGCTGAAATGGTGCGTATGGCCGAAATCTCTCCGGGAGAGGAAAAAGCGCGCTTTACCGTCGCGCAGCGGGCGTTGGATCGTTACGACGCCTTGTTCGCCCAATGGCGTCGCGATCCGCAGGCTCAGCAGGACGTCACGCGGGCGCGGATAGACCGGCTTGGCGCGCTCTATGCCCACAATTATTACCCAAAGGTCATTCAGGAATATGAAGCCCTGGCCTCAGAATATGTGCATGTCCCGCCCTGGGCTTTACGTTGGGTGATTGCTTCTTACCTGGCAGAAAAGCAGGTAGAAAACGCGCAGGCGCTAACGCCGCAGCTGTTCAGCGGCGCGACGAACAAGAACGAGCAGGCGATGTTTTATGCCTTGTTGGACAGCGGCCAGTACGGCTCCGCCGGACGCTATCTGCAAAATCTTGCCCAGGTAACGCCTTACCGCCGCTACGTGCCGGGCTTCCCGAACCCCGTCCCGAACGATCGCTGGCTGGAAGCAAAAACGCTCTCCCTGCAGTACCTCGTATCGACCAATGCACTCCCGGAAGCTCAAGCGCTATCCCAGCGTCTGGCGAGTACTGCGCCGGGGAATCAGGGATTGCGTATCGATTATGCCAGGGTTTTGCAGGCGCGCGGGCTGCCGCAGGCGGCTGAACGAGAGCTTAAAAAGGCGGAAGTGCTTGAGCCGTCCAACCTCGAGCTTGAGCGACAGCAGGCCTATGTCGCGCAGGATCTCCACGAGTGGCGGCAAATGGATTTGTTGACGGACGACGTGATGCTGCGTGCCCCGCTGGATATCGGTTCTCAGCGCTTGAAGCGAACGCGTGAGATTCACCAAATGTCCGAACTGCGCATTAACGGTCAGCAGGGGATCCATTCTGATACGCCCGTCAGCGGCGCACACGACTTTAGCTGGGATATGGCGATTTACGGCCCACCCGTGGCCGACAACTGGCGGCTGTTTGGCGGTAACCGTTTTAACAGCGGGCGTTTTGAAGAAGGTAAGGGCTTCAGCCGCAGCGTGTTCGGGGGCGTTGAATGGCGGCCGCGCAATAGCTGGGTCGAGCTTGAACTGGCGAACAACAACTTCAACGGCGGCAATAAGCCAGGCGGGCGCGTTTCGGCCTGGCACAGCTTCAGCGACAGCTGGCGAGTAGGAGGCGAAGTGGAACGCCTGGCACGGGCAACGCCGCTGAGAGCTTTGCGCAACGGGGTAAGTTCGAATCAGGCCAACCTGTGGGTGCGCTGGCACCAAAACGAACGGCGTGAATATCAGCTCGCGACCACGACCAGCTGGTTTTCAGACCATAACCATCGTCGGGAATATACCTTCCAGGGCAAAGAGCGGCTGTGGCAAACGCCACGGATCACGCTCGACCTGCAGCCCGGCGTGACTTACAGCACCAACAGCCAGACAGACACGGTGTATTACAGCCCGAAATGGGATTTATCCGCCGCGCCGACGCTCGCCGTTAATCACGTGATGTACCAGCGCTATGACACCGTCTGGAGCCAGCAGATCAGCGCCGGGGCGGGCATTTACCGGCAAAAAAATTACGGGGCGGGAGCGATGACAACCCTGGGATATGGCCAGCGTATCCAGTGGAACAACGTCCTCGACACCGGGGCCATGCTGAACTGGGAAAAACGGCCCTGGGACGGCAAGCGGGAAACGCATTTCGCCGTCGCTTTTGATGCGAATTTACGATTTTAA
- the pgaB gene encoding poly-beta-1,6-N-acetyl-D-glucosamine N-deacetylase PgaB: protein MLTNSFRLGLIVFGWLLTFSGLYAQEIHFLPPKERPELEANKPWPKNHFLVLAYHDVEDSDPDQRYLAVRTSALNEQISWLLQNGYHAVSVQAVLDAHRGGTPLPSKAFLLTFDDGYSSFYTRVWPLLKAYNVPALWAPVGSWVDTPAGKNVDFGGLMTARDKFATWDMVRELSQSPLVEIGSHTWASHYGIQANPQGSREPAVANRAWDKATRQYESDEQFTRRIGDDARQISQKIEQVSGKVPRAWVWPYGAANGTSLSVLKKQGYQMAFTLNDGLADARDLDNIPRVLISGNPTLKAFASMVSRVREPDPVRVMHVDLDYVYDPNPVQQAKNIDALVQRVYDMKISHVFLQAFSDPLGDGNIKSLYFPNRWLPMRADLFNFVAWQLRTRGDAKVFAWLPVLSFDLNATLPRVQRWDAASGKTQRATSPYLRLSPWNRQVRHQIVDIYEDLARHAVFDGILFHDDALLTDFEDAGPDAMIAYRQAGFQGSIGDIHQNPAELRSWTRFKSQTLIEFTRTLTDAVRNIRGPQIKTARNIFALPILEPESEAWFAQNIDDFLAAYDWTVPMAMPLMESVPLEESNSWLERLIKAVAAKPSGLNKTIFELQARDWNHKTQKGIADKQLVEWMQLLQLNGVKHYGYYPDDFINNQPDISHIRPEISSYWYPNND from the coding sequence ATGCTGACCAACAGTTTTCGCCTCGGCCTGATCGTTTTTGGCTGGTTATTGACCTTTTCTGGCTTGTACGCGCAGGAAATTCATTTTCTACCGCCAAAAGAACGGCCAGAGCTTGAAGCCAATAAACCCTGGCCTAAGAACCATTTTTTGGTGTTGGCCTACCATGATGTCGAAGACAGTGACCCCGATCAGCGTTATCTGGCGGTGCGCACCAGCGCGCTGAACGAGCAAATCAGCTGGCTGTTGCAAAACGGCTATCACGCGGTCAGCGTGCAGGCGGTTTTGGACGCCCATCGGGGAGGCACACCGTTGCCGTCAAAGGCGTTTTTACTCACTTTTGATGATGGTTACAGCAGCTTTTACACCCGCGTGTGGCCGCTGCTCAAGGCTTATAATGTCCCTGCGCTCTGGGCCCCTGTCGGCAGTTGGGTCGATACCCCGGCAGGGAAGAACGTCGATTTTGGCGGGCTGATGACCGCCCGCGATAAGTTTGCCACCTGGGATATGGTACGTGAACTTAGCCAGTCGCCTCTGGTTGAGATCGGCTCACATACCTGGGCGTCACATTACGGCATTCAGGCGAATCCCCAGGGTAGCCGTGAACCTGCGGTCGCCAACCGGGCTTGGGATAAAGCCACCCGCCAGTACGAAAGTGACGAGCAGTTCACCCGGCGTATTGGCGACGATGCGCGCCAAATCAGCCAAAAAATTGAGCAGGTGAGCGGGAAGGTGCCTCGTGCCTGGGTCTGGCCTTATGGCGCGGCTAACGGCACCTCACTCAGCGTGCTCAAAAAGCAGGGTTACCAGATGGCGTTCACGCTTAATGATGGCCTCGCTGACGCCCGCGACCTGGACAACATTCCACGAGTGCTGATTTCCGGCAATCCAACGCTCAAAGCGTTCGCCAGCATGGTGAGCCGCGTCCGGGAGCCGGATCCGGTGCGCGTTATGCATGTGGATCTCGACTATGTCTACGACCCGAACCCGGTGCAGCAGGCGAAGAATATCGATGCGCTGGTGCAGCGGGTGTATGACATGAAAATCAGCCATGTCTTTTTGCAGGCGTTCTCAGACCCGCTCGGCGACGGCAATATCAAGTCGCTCTATTTCCCCAACCGCTGGCTGCCGATGCGCGCCGATCTGTTTAACTTCGTCGCCTGGCAGCTACGCACCAGAGGCGATGCCAAAGTGTTTGCCTGGCTGCCGGTGCTTTCTTTTGATCTGAACGCCACGCTGCCCAGGGTGCAACGCTGGGACGCCGCCAGTGGGAAGACGCAGCGGGCCACCAGCCCTTATCTGCGGCTTTCCCCGTGGAACCGACAGGTTCGCCACCAGATAGTCGACATCTACGAAGATCTCGCCCGACATGCGGTGTTTGACGGCATTCTTTTCCACGACGACGCGCTGCTCACGGATTTTGAAGATGCCGGGCCGGACGCCATGATCGCCTACCGGCAGGCGGGGTTCCAGGGCAGCATCGGCGACATACATCAAAACCCTGCCGAACTGCGAAGCTGGACGCGCTTTAAAAGCCAGACGCTGATTGAGTTCACCCGCACGCTGACCGACGCGGTGCGGAATATTCGTGGCCCGCAGATAAAAACCGCCCGAAACATCTTTGCGCTACCGATTCTGGAGCCAGAGAGCGAGGCGTGGTTCGCGCAGAACATTGACGATTTCCTGGCCGCTTACGACTGGACGGTGCCGATGGCGATGCCGCTGATGGAGTCCGTGCCGCTGGAAGAGAGCAATAGCTGGCTGGAACGACTGATCAAAGCCGTGGCGGCGAAGCCTTCGGGATTGAATAAAACCATTTTTGAGCTTCAGGCGCGCGACTGGAACCACAAAACGCAGAAAGGCATCGCGGACAAACAGCTGGTGGAGTGGATGCAGCTGCTACAGCTGAACGGGGTGAAACATTACGGCTATTACCCGGACGACTTCATCAATAACCAGCCTGATATTTCACATATCAGACCTGAAATTTCCTCTTACTGGTATCCAAACAATGACTGA
- the pgaC gene encoding poly-beta-1,6-N-acetyl-D-glucosamine synthase, with protein MTDRLLSLLILGLVFGLPLGMAAVFTGKILLDFVFFWPLFMSVLWMTGGLYFWYRLERHWPWGEDVPPPQLEGNPLISILIPCFNEGKNARETIEAALSQRYTNIEVIAINDGSRDNTAEILTQLAVEYPKLRVIHLAANQGKAVALKAGAAAARGDLLVCIDGDALLERDTAAYLVMPLIRHPNVGAVTGNPRIRTRTNLIGRIQVGEFSSIIGLIKRTQRIYGRVFTVSGVIAAFRRQALADVGYWSPDMITEDIDISWKLQLHHWTLYFEPRALCWILMPETLKGLWKQRLRWAQGGAEVFLVNLRRLFRWEHRRMWPLFMEYVLSTVWAFAYAITILLFIASHLTTLPANLVVATLFPPEFTGLLLGVMCLMQFLVSLFIERRYEKRIAGSLFWIVWFPLMYWMIGLFTTLVSFPKVMLKRRRARARWVSPDRGKGRI; from the coding sequence ATGACTGATCGTCTTCTCTCCTTACTGATTCTGGGCCTGGTCTTTGGGCTGCCGCTCGGTATGGCGGCGGTATTTACCGGGAAAATTCTGCTGGACTTTGTGTTCTTCTGGCCACTGTTTATGTCGGTGCTGTGGATGACCGGCGGGCTCTATTTCTGGTACCGGCTGGAACGCCACTGGCCGTGGGGTGAAGACGTCCCGCCGCCACAGCTGGAAGGCAATCCGCTGATTTCTATTCTGATCCCGTGCTTTAACGAAGGCAAAAATGCCCGGGAAACGATCGAAGCCGCGCTGAGCCAGCGCTACACCAACATTGAGGTTATCGCCATCAATGACGGCTCTCGGGATAACACCGCCGAGATCCTGACCCAGCTTGCGGTGGAATACCCAAAATTACGAGTGATTCATCTGGCGGCGAATCAGGGGAAAGCCGTAGCGCTAAAAGCCGGGGCCGCCGCCGCGCGCGGGGATTTACTGGTGTGTATCGACGGAGATGCCTTACTGGAGCGGGACACTGCGGCTTACCTTGTGATGCCGTTGATTCGCCACCCTAACGTGGGCGCGGTGACCGGAAACCCGCGGATCCGCACCCGCACGAATTTGATTGGCCGGATCCAGGTCGGCGAGTTTTCTTCGATAATCGGGCTGATTAAACGTACCCAGCGTATTTATGGCCGGGTCTTTACCGTTTCCGGCGTGATCGCCGCTTTTCGCCGCCAGGCGCTGGCAGATGTCGGCTACTGGAGCCCGGACATGATCACCGAGGACATTGATATCAGCTGGAAACTGCAGCTGCATCACTGGACGCTCTATTTTGAGCCGCGCGCGCTGTGCTGGATCCTGATGCCGGAGACCCTCAAAGGGCTGTGGAAGCAGCGTCTGCGTTGGGCGCAGGGCGGGGCGGAGGTGTTCCTGGTTAACCTGCGTCGCCTGTTCCGCTGGGAACACCGCCGGATGTGGCCGCTGTTTATGGAGTACGTACTCTCGACGGTGTGGGCCTTTGCCTATGCGATAACCATCCTGCTGTTTATCGCCAGCCACCTGACCACACTGCCGGCCAACCTGGTGGTTGCAACGCTGTTTCCGCCTGAGTTTACCGGGCTGCTGCTGGGCGTGATGTGCCTGATGCAGTTCCTCGTCAGCCTGTTCATTGAGCGGCGCTATGAAAAGCGGATTGCCGGATCGCTGTTCTGGATCGTCTGGTTCCCGCTGATGTACTGGATGATAGGCCTGTTTACCACCCTGGTGTCGTTCCCGAAAGTGATGCTTAAACGCCGCCGCGCCCGCGCGCGCTGGGTAAGTCCTGACCGTGGAAAAGGAAGAATATGA
- the pgaD gene encoding poly-beta-1,6-N-acetyl-D-glucosamine biosynthesis protein PgaD, with the protein MQTNTLILTEDRLGPRLFDGLLTAIAWAGFLYFVWKNLLLQLMLLPDQRGEIVAQSLNSVLLYLAIAAINGWLLILWYQYSLRRYSDRYRDEHKPFLPGDLARSFNLSTQLVSEMSRYNQLTVYHDQIGQIIELKNNRAERKADFPEEGAV; encoded by the coding sequence ATGCAGACCAATACGCTGATATTAACCGAAGACCGACTGGGGCCGAGGCTTTTCGACGGCCTGCTAACCGCCATTGCCTGGGCAGGGTTTCTGTATTTTGTGTGGAAAAACCTGCTGCTGCAGCTGATGTTATTGCCCGACCAGCGCGGGGAAATCGTCGCGCAGTCGCTCAATTCCGTGCTGCTGTACCTTGCGATTGCCGCCATCAACGGCTGGCTGCTGATCCTCTGGTATCAGTACAGCCTGCGCAGATACAGCGACCGGTACCGCGATGAACACAAACCGTTTCTGCCTGGCGATCTGGCCCGCAGCTTTAACCTGTCGACGCAGCTGGTTTCCGAGATGAGCCGCTATAACCAGTTAACGGTGTATCACGACCAGATTGGGCAGATTATCGAGCTTAAAAATAATCGTGCAGAGCGCAAGGCGGATTTTCCTGAGGAGGGGGCTGTGTAG